The Phragmites australis chromosome 1, lpPhrAust1.1, whole genome shotgun sequence genomic interval TAAGAGATGAATTGTTTAAAGGTCCATCACTAAATTATATAtcttttgtctgtttttcatatAATGCCAATGCCTCTGGTAGGCTTGAAATAGTCCGAATTTTCTCCATTAAGGAGCACTGAGCAAAACGCAGAAGATATACACTTCATCTCACATTGGCCAAGAAACGTCGACCATGGAAACCCATCTTCTGTCATATGCTTTTGTCATATCCAGCTTCGTAGCACAAAAGGAATTTTCTCTTCGACGAGTTGGTCTTCATCTAATGCAACACACTCATAGTTGTCTGAGACATGCCTTCCCGGCACGAATGCTGATTGCTCCAAAGAGATTATGTCGGGTAAATGGAGAGGACGATCGGTGAAGGCGTGAAGCTGTAGTGCTGTAAGTGGATGAGGAAAGGAGGAGAATTTTTAGGTTAAGAGTGTGTTTAGTTGGAGAGATATTTTTGGATGGCAGATGGTTATTTAGTTTCTTAGTGTTTAGTTGGTAGGCAAGTCGAAAAGTATGTTTATACAGAGAGAATATTTTTCTCACATACTGGATGACCTCATCTGTAAAAAATTACTGAATATAACCATTCATATTTTCGATAAGCTTTATCACTGTTGATGTGGCATATTCCGTTTGATCAGagtaaatacatttttttattaGCACGCTTTAAATAATATGATCTCTCAAACCGTTTATCTGATTTGTGATTCGATTATACCATTGTATTCATTGCAGTATAGAATTATCACCCATTAAAATATTGACAAAGTATAgaattataaaattttaaaatgaaaatatatatttgcaaattttagaTTTAATACACATATATAAAACAATCCCTGCTCATTCTTGCCACGGGCCTTCTTTTTCCACACCGCGTCTACTCATGGGCCCAAAAGCATCACAAGGCTGGTTTCCATAGTGCTGCCTCCACGCTTTTACGGCGGAACGGGTTCCGTTTCAAATTATAAAATTTCAAACGGAACCTGTTCGACTCACCACGCGCCGCCCTCCGACTGTCACTGGGCGTTGCATGGCCGCGCTGAGGGAGCTCAGCTGCCGCCTCGGGCCCTCGGCAACGGCAATCCACTCCACGCCGCCATGAAGCTGGTGAGCACCAAGCTTTCTCTCTAAGTCTCAGATCAAACGTTCAGATTCTGACGTTGACGCGCGCACCTCCCTGCAGACATGCCTGTCCAccagcggcggtggcggcggcgggagctaCCACTTGCCGGCGAGCCATCTCCTGGAGTTGGaggggctcctcctcctcctcgactgCCCCATCGACCTCTCCGCCCTCGCGGCCTTCTCCCCTGTTCCCCTCGCCGGTGATGCGGGGGGCCTCATCCGCGCGGTGCCGCGCTACTGGTCGCCGTCGGTGGCCGCCTCCGCCAAAGCAGATGGCGTGGACGTCGTTCTCGTGTCGTCCGCGACGGGGATGCTTGGACTCCCCTTCCTCACCCGGCTCCCAGGATTCGAGAACACCAAGGTGCATCCCCTGCCTCTGCTACTTTCTTTGCGTAGCATACTAGTACTTTTTTAGATTATGGAATTGAATATCCCGGCCTCTGCATCCGAGCATACTAGTACTTGTTTAGGTTGCAGCTCGATTCTTTCGTTTGTCCTGAATTTGCTGTATGTTACAGTTTTTGTGATGAATTTCTAATGTGATAGTAGAAGTGTTAGCTTTTATTCTGTAATCCATTTACATTCGATCATCTGGAAGAAGAAGCCAGTTGTATCCATAGCCAAATAGTTTGTACTTGCTCGTTTATTTATACTTCATTGTGCTGATAATTATGGAGTTATGTTTGttttttcaatgataatgaaAAATAGCTCGCTCCTGCAGGAATACAAAGGGCATGTTCATTGGCCTACTCCACTTTGCAAACAGATAACCTTCATAGGTAGGCACTAGGCAGtaaggcacaaaatgaaatatATTGGTGGGAACATTTgtacttatgtttttattaaaataaaaatgggAGCATGTTTCTCCTTTATGAATAGAATGGGATAGAGATACATGATGTTCAATGTAAAATGTTCTATGAGATGAGAACCTAACCACTTTGCAGTTGTTGATTTTTCTGTATGGGTAGGTTTATGTGACAGAGGTAGCAGTGAGGATTGGAAAGCTAATGATGGGAGAGCTGATGGAGATGCACCGTGAGTTTGTGACGTACTATGGGCCAAATACGGACGGGTCACCTAAGTGGATGGAAGGGGAGAAACTCAATGAACTCCTGTTAATGTTGCAGAAGGCAGTGATTGAAGATGAGGGAAAGTATTTTACTTCTCCGATGCCTCTATACAGGTCCGTTACAGAGTCATATGCCTGCTGAATTGCACATTTACGACTTTTCTTCCTGCAGAACAATTTATATGGCAGAAAGCTTAAGATAAAGTGCATATTTGTCCTTAACCTTTGATATGGCTCAAAATGATTAACTAAAGTTTCTTAATCTTAGGAGTGTAGGAGCGAATAATATCCAACCATCCTATCAGCTGAATCAAATAGGATGTGAGTTGGTAAGGGATTTTGCTATTCAAGCAATATTAGTTTTTCTGTTAGATGTGAATCTGAACCTGATCTGAGCGTAATACTCATATCAGAATTCGATTTTAATGAAATAATATCAGTAAACAGAGATTATATGCAATCCATCATATATGATCATTCAAAAATgaacttattttttaaaaaagaatattaaTTTATGTCCAAATACTCAAATTCACACCAAAACAATAGAAGACGCCACTTAACTTTATCTGAATAATATTGTTTGCTGGCGTAAATTGTGGAACTTCTATGTTTCTACTAGTCAGATATCACAGCGAAAATATTAATAGATACCAAAAGTGATTTGTATCTATATATGGTAAGTTGGCAACACCTGACTCATTTCTGAATTCAATCCAGATGCGAATCTGATATCATCATTTTTAACTGATTATGTTTACACCTCTAGTCAATCTTAGTCTTAGGCCAGTGGTTTAGGGATCCACATGCTGCTATATGCCTGGTATTTTAGTTGCATAGAAATGTAGCTGTTCACCTCCTGCAATAAACTCTATGAGATTGGAAAACTGACTGTATGGAAGATTCACTATTCGATGATGCCATCACTAGTTCATATCACTgcttttttatcattttttttcttgatttaattgGATTACATCTACTTGGCAGTCCAGCAAACATAGAAGAATGCATGTGGAAAATTCAGCCTGTCAAATACGGAGAGGAGGTTTGCTTCAATGGCATATTGATGCTGAAAGCCTCTAGTTCAGGCCTGGAACTTGGCAATTGCGTCTGGACAGTAAAAGGTCCGAGAGCTACTATTACCTACCTGCCAAGTTCAGTATTTGTGTCAGCTCATGCATTAAATTTGGATTATGTCTCTCTGAAGGAAAATGATGTGATTTTGTTTTCGGGTCTCTCATCCTTGAACGACATGAATGAGGATAATGAGAAAATAGATGAGCATGGAATGGATGAAACAGACTCTTCGCTATGTCAGAACTCAGTGTTGAGGTATGCCAGTGTTCTGAACTTCTGTTTCGCATGAATTACATGTGTACTTATAACATTTGATGCTTTCTTTGGGATGAAGTGTTAAGCTTAAAATCTTCCAGGTATGATGGTGTTGATGAGGATAAAAACATTCCATTCCTGTGCAACAATGATGATATCAGAGAGGAGATTGAGAGAATGAGCTTCATATGCTCATGCATCATTGATGCAATAAAATCTGGAGGCTCTATTTTAATACCAATAGGCTGGCTTGATGTTATTCTTTTACTTTTGGAGCTTATATcggaaatgctacattcttccAGAATGAAGGTAATTGTGGCCCTTGCAATCATATAGTGGATTTCGTGTTAGAATATATTCTTGTTGCGCTTAATGAATTCTGCATGTGAGCCTCAGCTCTCGAGGCTCTTGTAGCAGACTAGCAGCAGTCAATGAGTCATGTGAATGCCATCCTGTACCTCTACTTATGATATGCATGTTTTTTCTAATATGGACCATGATGTCAAGATGTCAATGCCTGATTTGCCATCAACTGTCTGTAAGATGATTAGTGTTTTAGGGATGTTTGTATACATTTGGTTCAAGTATCTTAACTGATAAGTAATGGGTTATGATGCACTACTTGTGCACCCTTTGTATACTTTTTACCCTATGAATTGTGAATCTTACGCCAGAGTGCTATAGTGATACCCATTTTTCCTCAgaattattttttcttgtttttggtTGATGATTGTTTTTGTTCGAGTCAGGTACCTATATTTATGATTTCTGAAACAGCAGCAGAAATAATTTCTTTTACCAATGCCTTGCCCGAATGGCTATGCAAGTCACGTCAAGAGAAGGTCATTCACTTTTGACTCCCGAATGGCTATGCAAGTCACGTCAAGAGAAGGTCATTCACTTTTGACTCTTGAGTCTTGAAATATGAAAGTAAACTGGTCTCACTTCATTGTTGGTTACATTGCAGCTATTCTCCGGCGAGGCATTATTTGGTCATGTGGAGCTTTTAAAGGAGGGCAAGTTATTTCTGTTCCCTCATTTACACTCAAAGGGCCGGCTGTAAGAACTTGATCAAAATATGATTTGCAGCTATTACGTAGAAGCCTTAGGATTGCATGCTCGGAATTCTTTTCTcatcttttctccttttcttatAAAACTCTTTACATTTAGCATAGTTTATGGAGAATGTTACCTTGTGTATCCACATGAGCTCACTTGTACTTCAGTTACTGTTTTTACTATATTGTTTCCTTCATTGGTTCTGCTGTGTGACAACACTAGAATCCTGACAGGGCAGCATGGAAGGAGCCTTGTATTGTGCTTTGTCCACACTGGAGCCTTAGGCTTGGCCCGGCTGTCCATTTGCTTTGTCGATGGCATGCAGACAAACGATGCCTTCTTGTTTTGGTGGTAAAAAAGTGTCCAGTCTTTTTGCTGAACCTAACATGTACCTAATCCTTATTGCTGTTGTGTTGCTGAAGTACATAAATCTTTATTTGCAGCAAGGAAATGATGTTGAGTCTCAAGCATTTCATGCCCTTGGCAATCCAAGTCCTTTAGTGTTCTTTCCTTTCTGAAGTATGTTAAAACTTCAAAAGGTTATATTTCTGATATGTCGTATCAAAGAATATAAGTTGAATAAAACTCGAATTTCTTGTTAATAGGGTGGCAAAAGTTGATCCATTATTGGGATTGCTCAAACCGAAGTTTGTACTGGTATGCTAGTCCTTGTTTCCTTGTATCAAGGAGAGCTACTTTTTGTTAAGCCACAATCCTTTCCTTACGGTCCACTTTATTAAGCAGCTTCCTGAAGATCTGAAGTCACGGTGTCCAGTAAAAAGCCATGGTCATTCCTGTATTACTCCAAGGGCAAAACCATCGATCTCCCAAATTTACGGGAAGATTTTGAGGCGCCTCTTGCAACTGATGTTACCTTCGGTTTGCAGCCTAGGAAACTGGATGAGGCCACCGCTGTCACGAGATTGAGATCAAAGCTCCTTGTAAGCAATGGACGGTATACGCTGGCTGCTGCAGAGCAGCAGTCAGATCAATCAAAGCGGCATTTGCTACACTGGGGCGCTGTTGATCCAGGCCACTTGTTGTCAGCGTTGCAAGAAAAGGGGATGGTATGTTCATTTGCTGCAGATAACTTTGCAGGTAGTGGTAATGAACGCTCTGTTCTGATTACGAGTCCAGGAGATGCTCTGGTGAAGATAACATCAGAGAGGACTGGTATATACtgtgatgatgagaaaacatccaagcaTATTTATGATGCACTCAGTAGTGTTTGTAATGGAATCTGACTGCATAATATATGTGTAATTGTTCGTCATGAAATTATGTGTATGTGGATTGCTATAATGCTGTGTAGTGGCCTCTGAAGGGCTTGAGAAAGGTTTCAGTTTGTCAAGCGAGTCCAAAGCCCCTTGTTGGATCTGATTTGTGGGCCCATGTAGCAGTGCAAGCTGCTTCTACTGCTGGACCGGTTCGGCCAGTGTCCTTCATGGTCGAGGCTAACCTTTCCCTTCTGCCGCCGGCCGATGGCCGCCTCCCGCCGCCTTGCGCGGAAGCTCCCCACCCTGATCTCCAGGCACGAGCGCCTCATCTCCCCGGAGACCGAAGCACCGGAACTCACTGAACCCCTTACCGCCTCCGCGTCCATCCCCCTCGACCCCTCCCTACCCGTCCTCTCGCTCGCCGTCTCCCACCTCTCGCCGCCGAGCCCGCTCCCGGCGCTCCCCTCCGCGCACGCCTCCTCCCCCGCCTCGCTCCTCCGTCTCCTGCGGCGCGCGCGCCACCACCCGCGCCTCGCGGCGCTCGACCTCCACATCCTCCTGGCCGCCGCGGACGCGTCACCCGCCTTCCGCCCCGACCACGGGCTCACGTCCCTCCTCGCCGCCCGCTTCGCGGCCTCCCGCCGTCTCCCCTCGCTCCGGCGACTCCTGGAGCTCGTCCTCGCCCGCCCGTGCCCCTGCGCCGACGACTCCATCTTCGCATGCCCCGACCTCCTCCCTACCTTTCGCAAGGCCATCGTCGCCTTCGCCGCCTCCGGCGACATCCccgccgcgtccgaagccctcGCCTCCCTCCGCCGCGCCGCTGACTCCCCTCTCCCTGCGGAGTTCTATAACATCATCCTACACGCCCTCGCCCGCCTGCGCCGCCACGACGACGCCATCCGCTTCTACGGCGACATGACCTCCATCCACCGCGTCGCGCCGGATCCCTACACCTTCAACATACTCATCAACAGCTCCTGCCGCGCGGAAGGCGTCGACACCGCCATGCGTTGGTTTGGTGAGATGCAGCGCCGGAGCTGTGCACCG includes:
- the LOC133926994 gene encoding pentatricopeptide repeat-containing protein At2g36240, whose translation is MAASRRLARKLPTLISRHERLISPETEAPELTEPLTASASIPLDPSLPVLSLAVSHLSPPSPLPALPSAHASSPASLLRLLRRARHHPRLAALDLHILLAAADASPAFRPDHGLTSLLAARFAASRRLPSLRRLLELVLARPCPCADDSIFACPDLLPTFRKAIVAFAASGDIPAASEALASLRRAADSPLPAEFYNIILHALARLRRHDDAIRFYGDMTSIHRVAPDPYTFNILINSSCRAEGVDTAMRWFGEMQRRSCAPTGVSFNTLMRGFFREGRYKEGIKVAREMLELGVGLSVASMEILIGGLCCGGEVLKAAEVFVEFWGDGVVPEGFDCLNLVEALCREEEMEKAVQVVEMVLERKSFCCLSVPAGVTVLERLMKAGKLDEVCRLMGRMVDQGIVPDTISCNFIFEALCEAGRTADANRLRLLAKELGFEADGATYSMLVQGFGRQGKRKEGEAVLDEMLDSGFIPNIVSYNRLLDGLHIHRS